The Rutidosis leptorrhynchoides isolate AG116_Rl617_1_P2 unplaced genomic scaffold, CSIRO_AGI_Rlap_v1 contig441, whole genome shotgun sequence genome segment GTTATTGTTCGCTGCCATATTGTGCTGCTGTTCGCTGCTATTTGCTGCTGTTCGCTGCCGTATTGTGGGGTTGGCTGCTGCTGTTCGCTACTATATTGTGGGGTTGGCTGCTGCTGTTTGCTGTTGTATTGTGGGGTTGGTTGCTGCTGGTCGCTGCCATATTGTTGTATTGCTGTTGTTCGTTGCTATATTACTGCTGTTCATAACAGCTCGCTGCCGTCTGCTGCTGCTTGCTGTCATTTATTATTATTCGTTGTTGTCCGTCACTATTTTGCTGCTGTCTACTGCTACTTACCGCTTCCTGCAATGTGTTTCCGGTTGGTATTCAATCTCCCTTAGTTAACTTTAAGTAAGAAACCTTATAGCAATTGATAATAacatgtttatttttattttttgtagaATGTTTTCAAATTTAAACATGGCTAGTAGTACTTCAAGCACACAACAACCTACCTCTAGCAATGAAGTTGTAAAACAACCATTATGGAGGTATGTTACTAAGTTAATTAATCATACTGATGCGGGGGAAAATTTGTCTTGGAGATGCAACTTTTGTCATAAAGATTATAAGAGTTCATACACGAGAGTGAGGGGCCATTTGATGATGATAAGTGGAAAATGAATTGGAAAGTGCACAAAACTAGAAAAAGAAGATCTTTTGGAGATGGAAAAATTAGAGGAAGAGGTCAATACTCAATTAATGAGTATAGAAACTAGAAATGTACATTTGCCTCTTGCTAGTTATTCACTTAATTGTGGTAGTGGTGATGGAATGGATTTATCATAGAACTccaaaaaaaaaaaggaaaggTGGAAGTGGGAGAGGAAAATCACTTGAAAATGCATTTAATATGACTCAACGGGAACGTCTAGATTGTGAGATTGCTAGGATGTTTTATTCGGTGGGCTTGCCGTTTAACCTAGCAAGAAATCCTTATTTTCAATCCGCTTTCACTTATGCTGCTAATCATAATATTGTGGGTTATGTACCACCGAAATATAATTTGTTGAGGATCACTTTATTGCAAAAAGAGAATGCAAATATTGATAGGTTGTGTACACCTATCAAAATCATGTGGAAGGAGAAGGGTGTAAGTATTGTGAGTGATTGATGGAGCGACTCACAAAGAAGACCGCTTATTAATTTCATGGCGGTATCGGATGGAGAACCGATGTTTATAAAATCGGTTGATTGCTCAGGAGAAACAAAAGATATGCATTTCATTTTTAACTTGCTGAAAGGAGTTATCAATGAAATTGGGCATGAGAATGTGGTCCAAGTAATTACGGATAATGCTTCAAATTGTAAGGGCGCGGGACAACTCATTGAGCAAGAATTTCTATCCGCACACTCTTAATCTAACTTTGAAGAACATTTGTGCTGCGAAAAATATGGAGAGCAATCAAATAGTTTATGAGGAATGTAGTTGGATTTCAGATATTGTTAAAGAAGTTGTGCAAATCAAACATTTCATCATGAACCATTCTATGAGATTAGCAATATATCATGAGTTTGTTAGCTTGAAGTTGCTTTCTATAGTGGATACACGTTTTGCTTCGATGATTGTGATGCTTAGGAGATTCAAGTTGATAAAAAGTGGTCTTCAAAACATGGTGATTTGTGACAAATGGAATATCTATCGAGATGTTAATCAAGAGAAAGCTAAGTTTGTCAAGGAGAAAGTGTTGGATGATTTTTGGTGGGATTTGATTGATTATATACTTTCATTCACGGCTCCTATTTATGATATGCTTAGAATTTGTGACACCGATAAACCTTGTCTTCACTTAGTTTATGATATGTGGGGTTCGATGATCGAAAAAGTGAAGAAAGTTATATATGCACATGAAGTGAAGAGGCTAGATGAGAAATCCACATTTTATGAGGTAATTCACACAATTCTTGTTGATCGTTGGACAAAGAACAACACTCCACTTCATTGCTTGACACATATCTTAAATCCCAGGTAAGTTCTAAAATTGTATGAAATTATTATTTTAGTAGTTATTCTTTCtttaacatgataatataatgctcattttatttattattgttttctaattttattttattttattaaataaatgtaCTATAGTGATCAATGGCTTGATGAAGATCCTACTCTAATTTCTCCATACAAGAATAAGGAGATCAACCAAGAAAGACTGAAATGCTTCAAGAAATACTTTCCTAACTTGAATGAGCGCGATAATGTGAATTTGGAGTACGTGGATTTTGCGAGTAAAAATGAGGATTTTAGAGATTTTGATTCCATTCAAAATCGATATTCTATGGATCCTAAGGCTTGGTGGGTTGATCATGGTGCATGTGCACCGATgcttcaaaatatagccttaaagcTTCTTGCACAACCTTCTTTTTCATCATGTGCTAAGAGAAATTGGACTACTTACTCATTTGTGCATTCGGTGAGAAGAAATAAGATGACCCCAAAACACGCAAAAGATTTGGTTTTTATTCATAGCAATTTTTGTCTTATATCAAGAAAAAGCCCACAATATGCAGAAGGAGAGACTAAAATGTGGGATATTGGCGGAGATGCATTTGACTTGTTTGAAGATATTGGAGTGCTTGAAGTTGCAAATCTTTCACTTGATGAGCCGGAGATGGAGTCTGGTTTTTTTTTTCAGAAGAAGTGGATAATATGGATGAAAGACTTTTTGTTATATTACTTGATGGAACGTTGATTGTTTTTTTGCCTAttgttaaatttaaatttaatagtGGAATGTGGATTTCTTGTTTTTTCCTTTAA includes the following:
- the LOC139883734 gene encoding uncharacterized protein; amino-acid sequence: MESNQIVYEECSWISDIVKEVVQIKHFIMNHSMRLAIYHEFVSLKLLSIVDTRFASMIVMLRRFKLIKSGLQNMVICDKWNIYRDVNQEKAKFVKEKVLDDFWWDLIDYILSFTAPIYDMLRICDTDKPCLHLVYDMWGSMIEKVKKVIYAHEVKRLDEKSTFYEVIHTILVDRWTKNNTPLHCLTHILNPSDQWLDEDPTLISPYKNKEINQERLKCFKKYFPNLNERDNVNLEYVDFASKNEDFRDFDSIQNRYSMDPKAWWVDHGACAPMLQNIALKLLAQPSFSSCAKRNWTTYSFVHSVRRNKMTPKHAKDLVFIHSNFCLISRKSPQYAEGETKMWDIGGDAFDLFEDIGVLEVANLSLDEPEMESGFFFQKKWIIWMKDFLLYYLMER